One stretch of Gadus macrocephalus chromosome 12, ASM3116895v1 DNA includes these proteins:
- the rgs16 gene encoding regulator of G-protein signaling 16 has product MCKGLSSLPNSCLERAKGLKARLGNILQKPDWKLTCCKIGKNRPTTEECLKWKHSFEKLLSSKYGMCAFTAFLVSEFSEENIAFYFACEEYRSTKSAAKLADKAQKIYDEFIGSDAPREINIDHETRDITKSNMESPSPACFDMAQHRIYMLMAKDCYPRFLRSQTYREMAYEDGDKRRCPVHPENV; this is encoded by the exons ATGTGCAAAGGATTATCATCACTTCCAAACTCCTGCCTGGAAAG GGCCAAGGGACTGAAAGCAAGGCTGGGGAACATTCTGCAAAAACCAGATTGGAAACTGACATGCTGCAAAATAGGGAAAAATCG ACCCACCACAGAAGAATGCCTCAAGTGGAAGCATTCATTTGAAAAGCTCCTGTCAAGTAAAT ATGGCATGTGTGCCTTCACAGCATTCCTCGTGTCTGAGTTCAGCGAGGAGAACATTGCATTCTACTTCGCCTGCGAGGAATACAGGAGCACCAAGTCAGCTGCCAAGCTCGCAGACAAAGCCCAGAAGATTTACGATGAGTTCATCGGCAGCGACGCGCCACGAGAA ATCAATATCGACCACGAGACCCGGGACATCACAAAATCCAACATGGAGTCCCCCTCGCCCGCTTGCTTCGACATGGCCCAGCACAGGATCTACATGTTGATGGCCAAAGACTGCTACCCCCGATTCCTACGCTCACAAACTTACAGGGAGATGGCGTACGAAGACGGGGACAAGAGAAGATGTCCTGTCCACCCAGAGAATGTGTGA